The genome window ATGTCTTCATGCATATATGTTCAGCATCTGTGAAATTTTATGGGTCATCTGTTTCTGATCATGCACTCTAAAATGTGTGCTGTATTTTTGTACTGTAAGTAAAGGAgatttttactgcttttcttcTATTATTGTGCTATCTGTGCACCTCCCTGCCTAGCATTTGTTACACCACTCTCTgctttgtttatatatatagCTTTACTtcctcaaattatttttaatagaacaAACTAGTAGATATTTCCAAGTACGAACAAAAACGAACtagaaacagaaagaaggaaaatgtgtgTGTACAATACTTGATAGAAGGGATCAGCTGTTAgggaaaaatattgcaaaaacCCTTATAAATATAAGAACATTACTGTTTAAGCTTCACACCATTGTTTGTGCCTCGTTTGCctcatatatttttctttccctatttAAGAAATACATTATGCTTTTAAAGTATATTATAGATAAGGATGTTAATGTCTTATTTAtgtcttaatatttttatttaggcTTTTCATATCTTTTAATTGGATTATAACAGGAATTTTGAATGAACCTCTTGAAATTTTCTTATTGCCAATGAAAAGGATTAGCCATCAGCTTAATAAATAATCCTGGATCTCAGCACAGGAGATATTCAATGCTCTTATTCACATTTTTATGTGAAGAGATGCTAGCTAGCTCACATGACTGACTTAACAGCACTGAGGCTCAGATGGTACACTTTCACAGCAGACTCTCTTAGAGCTAGGGTCCATAATTAGTGGGACATAGACTAATCAGAGAATAGAATAGAAAGCaaagatgaacagaaaaaaaatcaattgaaATAACTTCCCATCAATGTAAACTAAGCAAGGAAAAGCATATGGAGGGGAACATTTTGCAATCAAGTCTGTCTGTACCTAAACAGAGCTCCTTTGTTACTTTGGTGTGCAAATTCTACCAAAAACAGATGGTATATGATTTAAATCTACCTTTTTATGCAGGATATATGTTTCTTTCCTAGTGGCATTGGGTTGATGTGTGATTTGGGTAAATGCTTAGACATAAGAGGGAAACAACAGAAATTCTGCAGATTTGTGATCAGCTTGTGTGATCTTGAAGTGGCTACTGGCACTTGCTGTTGGCGTTTTACACAAATATTCCCAGTTGATaataatgtttcatttttaatagcAACAGTGCTTATTTTTAGCAAATGAATGTCAACGGAAAATGTAAAGTTTACCTTAGAGAACAAAGGGCCAGGCTCATTGTAGTGGAAGCATCTTTATGCAGACCCCTAGGCTACAGGGATACAGCAGGGAGAGCAGATGAGCTCATCTGCAGAGTGCTCCTGTTTTACTTCACCGATAGTGAGGGACTATGGTAAACTCAGAAATGAGAAATGGGGAAAATCAGGGCCTATAACAAAAGTGAAaggggatttttaaaaattattattttctttttattctgtagATTTTAGACTTTGGTTTAGCTCGACAAACTGATGATGAAATGACTGGATATGTTGCAACAAGATGGTACAGAGCTCCAGAAATTATGTTAAATTGGATGCACTACAATCAAACAGGTAAACTGTGAAGGCTTGTATTTTGCTACAGCTGGATGGAGTGATAGTTTTAAACCAAGAGGAAATTGTATTTAAGGGTCACTTTGATTCATTGTAcacatttctctctctgtttttggCAGTTGACATATGGTCGGTCGGATGTATCATGGCAGAGCTATTGAAAGGGAAGGCTCTATTTCCAGGAAATGATTGTATCCTTAGTATAAAACTTAAAATGCAGCTACAAAAATACTCtctaattcttcctttttttcctaaggaattGAGTGCTTCTATGGAAATGTTTTTGAGGTCACAAACTGGTAAAAGAGTAAACAATTTCCTAATCTTTCAGTTCAGTGTGTATATGACAACTGAATATGAGACTCACTGCTAGGATAAAAACCAGTAACAGATGTTCCAACAATAAGTTACATTTATTCTTTGTTGTGTAtctgtatttaaataataaactaGTTACAACAGAGTAGACTTCTTCCATGTGTAGATCTTATTGAAATAACACATGCTAGAACTGAAGCTAAGTAAAGGCACTATTTTTTCATCAGCTAATAcgatttttaaaaatagaacttCTTTTAGGCTGGAAGTTCCTAAAATGCAAATGAATTAACTTTTAAATAATAAGTAAATTAATTGGCCTACTGTGtcctgatattaaaaaaaagccagaaagcTCCAGAAATGTCACAGGAGCAACAAAACCCTCTCTTTTCCGCAGCACTGTGCTGTGGTCCCTGATGGAGCATCAGGGATTTCCATTGGCGtttcctgtgctggcaggagaaaaaaaaaaaaaaaagagatgttaCTGAGGAGagcagtaaaataataaaagaaagctgaagaaaaacacaTAGTAAGGAATGAGGAAACAACTGCATCAGAGGAGAAAAGCTTTTAATATAAGAAACAAAGGCACATTCTTCTGTACTAAATATTGGCATTTCTTGCAACTCCAAAACCCCTCAAAAAGCAAATACTTCTGCTAAAACTAAGCTATTGCCAGGTGCAAAACATCATGACATTAGAATTGCCTGAATACTGTTAAGAGAGCTTGAGACCAAGTCTCTCCACTGACCTTTCTATTGTGCTCAGCATCGTTAGACTCTATTGTAACCACAGACATTCTCCAGGTGTTCATCATATGGAGATGACTGTGCCCCAGACTGTTTGATTACATGATACATGGTATTTGGAAAAATCAATACATCTAGTTTTCAAgaactcagattttttttttgctgttataaAATATTGTCTGTAGTTGTATGATTACATCAATTTAAATAAAGCTGTAAAATAACCTTGAGTCTCtataaaaaatgtattataCAGGTCATCTATGACAATGAGAAATGAACATTTTCAAAGTTTTAATCTTGAGAACAatataaaacagatttttaaagctACAAAATAAGAACTTTTTACTCGCCAGTCTTAAGATTAGTCATCTAGCCCTGCATGCTGTATCATACTAGACTGATCTTCAGAAATCCCTCAGATTGCTGAAACATAAATGTGCTATTAAGATTAAGCTTAAGAATATTAAATTGAGAACTAGGAcagaaaagcaatatttttcatGCAGCTGACATACCTGACAGATTAATCTGGTACTGTAGAGAATTTGATACTCCAGGACTAGGCTTAAGCAGGTATGAATTTGTATCTTTCCATGGCCTGTGGTAGAATTTTCTTGCTGAATACTTTTAGACATCTTAGTTATGTACATGGAAGCTCATTAATTGTCTAAACCCAGAGGAACCATATGCTGTTTATTTCCCTGAAATAATGAAGATATCGATCAACTAAAGAGAATAATGGAAGTTGTGGGCACACCCAGTTCTGAACTTCTGAAGAAGATATCATCAGAACATGTGAGTTCACAGCTTCATTTGGTTAACTGACATTCTTTCCCTAATTGGCATCATATGTCACTGACTGTGTTACACAGATACTCTGATTTGGAAATGAGCAAACACCTTAAAATTGTCTGGTTTTTGCTGCTAGAATGCCACCattaaaaaaagttctttttggAGGTATCCAGATCCCTTGACTGTCAGCTggattaattttaatatttgttctCATGTACTCAGTGTTTGAAAGGAGTTAAGCAAATAGTCCTGATGATCATTTAATTTGTTGCTAttcttataataaaaaaattcaaactcaTGCTCAGCTCAGAGCATTATATTGTTGTTATTAAAGCTGATGTCTGTAATTTTCATAGTTTCCATTGTTGTAAGGATTCTAAACAGAGATATCAGAATCCAATGTGTGTTCTGCATGAGTTAGATCCCTGATTTGAAAATCATATTTATTCGTCTCTGAATCCTTGCATGAGGTCTACTTCCCTGATAATATCCGTAGTTAAGAGTGTGCTTTTTAAATCTGCATGTGACTTCTTTAGAATAGTAATCTAGTAAATGAACAATTTCtactttgtttctttgctaAAGCTGTATTTGAAGGATTCACTGTAAGCAATAACCATGGATATCCAGCTGAGGAATGACATGTGGTAGTGATTGATAAAGGCAGGTGATGAGCACAGTGTAAAAGTTCAGATAAACAGGAGCACACAGATACCTCCCTAGCTGCAGCTGTTATCTTACACCTTTTCTGTATACACTTCAGACTAATACTAATAGCTATTTTTCACCTTGTGTGTATATTGATGGGTTTCCTTTGACCTTAGTAATGAGTACATTAGTGGGTTAAGTAAGCAGGAGCAGTAGGAGAGCCAGAACAATGCTATATTTCTGGAAGGTCCATGCATAATGAAACTTCATCTGCCAAAGCACAGTCCCAGAGGTTTTGGGTACCCAGCACCTGGGAATGGCTGGGCAGGAGGCTAACTAAGCATCCATCCTTTTGCCAGGGACTGCATCAAACAGCAAATCTCATACTGTGCTGTCCTAAGCATAGGTCCTTTTATAGTCTTGTGGGTCCTTATGTAGTCTTTTTGTATTGTTATTAAGATACTACAGTTTTTCAGAGTAGTGTATACAAAAATTGTGATTTACCCACAACTAGTAAGATTCTGAACTTTTGATCATGGGATTAAGCACTTTAATTATTTACTGGAAATAGTATctgcttttgtcttttaatttgTTGTGTTTCAGAGCATACCTCAGTGAGCTACAGGAGTCCTGAAACTGTTTGCTAGGTCTAATTATAACTTTAAACCACAGGGAGAATACAAAAACCAGGTTAATGAATGGGAGTGCTGCTAGGTCACCTCTGGGCTGCTGCTACCTGGTTAGAGGAGCAGTGTCAAAGGAGCTGCATACCTTGCTTGGAGGTAATTGCCACTTGCAAGGAGGTTCCTTCATTGTAGCTCTTCTTTACCATGTAGTTTTGCCTTATTGTTTAGATATTTCTTAATGCAGCTTGCAGCCATGAACAATTCGTAACATTCCTCTAACAGCAAGGTCAGAGATTTGCTGAAATGTCAAACCTATTTTCAGTTATAACTAGAGGATTAAAGAATTGGAAACTGAACAATCAGCCACATGGGATGTTTCAGCACAAGTTACTGAggtattttgtatttcagagtAATTTAAACATCTGGATTCTGTTGGTTGGGTTTCTGTGGTGAATATATAAGCAGAGGGGACAGGTTGGTAAGTATACTTTGATAGGTCTATGTTGTTTTCAAAGGACTTCTGGGCAAGGTTGGAGGTAATTTTCACTGTATCTTGTTCAGTCATGTTTGGATTAGTGATATTGATTGATGTCCATAGAGAAACAATCCACAAATCCACAGATACTTGTCATAAGATAAATCTACCTTGTTTCTGCCCTAATTTATAGCTTTCATGTGAGAATGTGTGATAGCTCTCTTTTGCCCTGctgctcatatatatatatatgtaaactAATGTCCTGGAAGACTTAGCTCTAATAAGTGCAGCACACCTTGGCCTTCTAGGAGGTGTTAGCTGCCTTTATGAACCTTAGGGGCGTAAAATGAGTGCAGCAAAGCCTCTGTTTGACTTTTAAGTGTTtaaacatcctcctctgcctgACTGGCTACAGCTGCTTAGAAGAAATCATCCTTTAACAAAGCCTGGCTGCTGTCAACCCCcataataaaaagggaaaatactaGTATCATTTTAAAGAGTCGGGGGTGTAATGCATAAACGCTTTCTTCCTTTAGTAAGACTCTGAAATATGTCTCTAATGGCAGTCTAGAGTTTTGTTAGAATATGCTTACATCttacaagaagcagaaaaagtaaatatatcTGCCTTCTTAAACAAGAACACAGTTTGAAAAGAGGCCTTGTTATGTAatgatttaaaatatctttacaTCAGTTCGTCATAGCTGCAGAAATAAAGATGATGGCTGAGAGACAACAGTGTAGGGAACAGGATCTGTTTCCCAAGCGTGGTTGTAGGATTGTACAGGTGATATGTCACAGTATTTTATAGTCACTTCTTAATAGTCCAGAAGGTAACTCCACAATTCTGTTATCTCACTCGAAGCCATGGAGCTGCTTAGTATGAACCACTTTATTTCCATTGCTGTCTTGAGTAGGCCAAGGATGCTTAGTTAGCCTTCTGCAGATAGTGTCCTTCTAACAGGATTGCTAAGTGAGAGAGACATCTGTGTAACACAAGTATGTTTTAAAAGGATTAAGGCTTGTTCAAATACCAGCTGGGTTTTATTATGGGTTTGGAAATAgccatttgctttttttttaactgttcaaTTTCAGAATTCCCTGTTCTGTCTGATCCCAACCCTTAGGACCAGCATTCAACCTTTTCTCTTGCTGCCTTGTCTGCCTCAGCCTAGAAATTTGCAGCTTACTTAATGTCAGGCTCCACACTGACCCTATGTGAGCTGTGATAATACAGTATTGTACTGTAGTATAGTACAGTACAGAATGCGGATCTGGCGTGCAGGTAGGCTTTTCCTGGCTGAGTTTGGATGAACCTTTCACAGCCACAGTGACAAGACAAACTGTTAAACATCTGAAAATCTATTCCAGGGGAATAGACTTTGGTTAGTGAAGCTACTGttgaaaaaaaggagaggaggaaaggctgCAGTTTGAATGATACCATTTTGCTGAAGGTAACTGGAAGATGATTTAAGTTGCAATTTCTGATTGAACACTACATGCATATGTTCCCAGGGGATATTTTGCAATAAACCAGTAAGCGCAGGTGATAACAAAAGTGCTAACACACAACCCTTACGCCAAAATACACTTGCTTAAAACTCTCTTGCTTATTGTGCAGTATACAGGAGTGATTGCTTAAAACAAAGTCATACATTATGGTTTTATGTGAAGGTTTTCCATGTATAAGAAACATAATGTTGAGTTTTTTAGATTTAATGTAGTTACTATTGAGCAAAATTTAACCTCTCTGCATGTGGTAtgtatattgatttttttcctaggcAAGAAAATATATCGAATCTCTTCCACATATGCCTCAACAGGATTTGAAAGCAGTATTTCGTGGTGCCAATCCATTAGGTAAGAAATTCAGACTAATACAGATAAAATTTTTCACTAACACAGGAACACAAGCCTTCCTTTGCTATATGATCCCATATAGTACTGATCAAACCAGTGAGAAGAGCATTGCTTAACCTTTCATCCTGAGACTGTTTTCCCTTCATGAAGCCTGTGTCTTTTGTTTCTGGTGGAGGTTATGGGAATCTCCTGTGGAAACAGTCCATGgatgaaaagcaaaagccagCTAATAgcaggaataaataaaaatgtcatggGATCCAGATTAGAGAGATCACTTCTGGCTCAGAAAGGCCATGAGCTGTAAATGGCTGGCAAGCAGAACATACCAGGAAGCATAGCTGTTTGAATGATCCTTTTGAGTATTATTTCCTAGGAATATATGAGCCATTGTTGGACACAGGATACTGGGCTAGGCAGACCCTTGGTCTGATCCTGCACAATTGCTTTTATGTCTAACCAGTTGGTTCTGCCTGTGCAAAAGAGATGTTTCTGTGAAGCTTTTCTTGTGGCATGGCAAAGGGCCATGAGTCACCAGAGTCATTTCCCTACAGCGCCTGGTCAGTTCCATCAAGTGCATGTTATAGGGAAGTACTGTGAGTTAAagtgttttcacagaatcacagaacatgccgAGATGcaaggaacccacaaggatcatcaagcccaactcCTAGCCCTGCTCAGGACAATTTCTTAATTCAATCTGTGTATTAATGCCAATTTTATTCTTACAAATATAGGTAGCTGTGAACACTTTCTTACaaaaaatgagatttatttGCCTGAAGTACATAACAGCATGTTATGTATTAATATGATAAGGACAAACTAATGCCAATGCTTATGAAAGagctaactttttttttattatattttaaatagttaGGATAAAATTTCCATACAAAACTAATTTCAACCTTAGAGATATCTCTCATTTCTAGTATTCTTCAACGGTCAACTTCAGACATATTTTGTTTATGCTGGGTCCTGGAAAGTTGCTTTGGGGTTTTCATCTGATTGTTTCATTGGTGCAGCTAATTAAAAAAGTAATCTCACATTCACATTTTATTATTCACAAGTTACTTAACTTGATCCTGATCACTACAAACTTAAGCATGTATTTAACTTATAAGCACACACAGGTCTTTTTAGAATTAAGTCCTTGGATGTCCGAAGAGGTGAATCAGATCTCAAAGGGACTATTATGAACTTTTGTGcataccacaagcaaaccaGAAGCTTCCTTCAGCTCTAAAAATTGTACTCACAGTATAAAATCTTCAAAACTTATTTGTTATCTTGACTGAATTTTGTGAGTTTGCCAGTAATGCTAACTGTGTTTAGGGTGAGTGAGGATATACTGTGTGTCGACAGttgccttcttttttatttctaaattatcTCTTCTGGCTTTGAACcgtgtttctctttttcccttagCTGTAGATCTTCTTGAGAAGATGCTTATATTAGACAGTGATAAAAGAATTACTGCCTCGGAAGCGCTTGCACATCCATACTTTGTCCAGTATCATGATCCGGATGATGAACCTGAGGCCGAGCTGTACGACGAGTCAATAGAGAATAAGGAGCGAACCATAGATGAATGGAAAGGTATCAGAATTGCACACAGCAGTTAATACATGCAGCAGAACAAAACCTTATTTAAATTGCAGTTTTCCTCCATTTCTAACCAGAGGACTTTGAACTTCTAAGCCTCAGGCAAACAGGTCCCTGTATGTACTTGTGGGAGTGGAGGGGTGGAAAGGCTTGTGTTTCCTCTCTGGACTTTGCTCCCTTCCCTCATTCTACCATCTCCTCACTAGATTCCCTGTACCAGTCTTCAACTTAACTAAAAGCTGATGCTATTACCAGGTAATCACacattctgttttgcttttagttttCTAGATCAGATCCCCAGCTGAAGTAAGTGTCCTAGGGCAAGTGACACTGTTTGGGATTCTGGTCTAGCTCTTTCAGAACCAGAAAGTAGTATTTTCCCCATGGATGTGTATTTTGTTAATAATTCTTTAGGTAGCTAAGAAATTAGGATTAATAACTAAACTATGCTATTGCTCCTGTTTGAGATGAGAGTTGATGATTTTACTTAGGAGTCACACCCCAGAACCTTTCTTTGAGAAATACCGCAGCAATCTTTTATTAGTTAATTCCATGCTTGCATCATGATCATATTGCACTGCAGTATCACAGAAGTAAGGTGGCCAAACATTCAGTTGCAAGTACACTGAAAAGTACAATCCAATTTCATCACTGTCTAATGGGGACATATGCTAAAAATTCCTTACTAGAGATTTTAAATTGAGAATAATATTGTAGAAAACTAACAGTTTCTGTTTATCAATAAAGGTCTTTCCTTGACTTAAGATgtcttttataaaataaatgtcttcTGTTTCTATTTGTATATTCTATAACTTTTAGTCTGGTAAGGTTCAGTAAAAATGTATTAGCATAGTGGTTAGGTTTATGATGTCTCCCTTGTCTTACTGTTGCCCTTCCACTTGTGCCATGTTTTATCCTGGGCATTGCAGGGGAGACAAACAAACTGACTACAGCAAATGCATCTTAAAGACAGGTAATAGTGGGGTCGTGGCTCTCTATACAATAAATCAACCTCCTCAAGCCCTGGAAAGGCTTTTCTAGAAGTATACTGTGTCTGTACAAACAAGGAGGATTGGCTGGCATTGCTCACTCTTTACACATGTTCTCTTCCGCAAAACCTGGCAGCCTCCAGCACCACCCATACATCTTGTTTGTTTAGAGCTGAGTTCAATTGCCTGCTAGACTTAAGAGTgaactatttcttttttccttctgctttttcagttgACTGAGTCTTAAACTGGAAATTTTAACAATTTCCGAATCATGAAGCTGATTTCTGTTTGTGATGAAACTCCattgaaattatttcaggaaCAATCTTAGCTTAACACCTTCTAAACAGAAATGAGAATGTGAAGGTGAATTCTCTAGGAAGAGCAGTGTCATATCATTTATCATTACATTTATCGTGTATTATTTTCTACATcactgtccttgctggaacTACAGGTCAAATTCTTCTTtataaaggggggaaaaaaaggcctgagacaaaaatctaaaaaattaCACAGGATGTGCAgtgcttcctccttccttctggCCATATTTTTATCTTGGGGaataaactttttattttcacgTACTGCATGGTGCCACATTTAAGTAAGATGGCGTAAAATGTTTGTAGCGTTGATGAAATATTGACCCTGTTTCTCAAGGTATCAATGGCATaattctcctctttttttctgttcaaattaaaaatcagtggCACTTGATCCCAAGAGGGACTTAGCACCAAGGTAAAATGATATTTCAGACACTTTGTCTTACGCATTATGTGCTTCAGAGTTTCCTTGGCCTCCACTGCACACTGCTGAGGTTTGCAGCCCAAGCTCATAGATTTCTTACAAAAGTGTTTAATCGGTTAGAaagtatttcaaaattttaGAGGCCAAAAGTATGCTATTCACAGTTGAATGCTACACATTCTCTTAGCTGTTGCTCCAGTTGCACATACCTCTGCTGAGTAGCTGGCACAAGAAGCAGGTAAGGAGCTTTATAAGCATACAATGTACAGCCAGTGAGAATAATTTCTAGTATAGTTCCAGGTGTCCAATCTGTGAGGACGCTGGCTTCCTCCAAGTTCACTCAGGACTGCTCTAGCTCCTCCCTGGATCTGGCTGTTACCAGATGCTATTTAATAGCTACAGCTCAGTCACTGAAAGAGTCTCCTAACAAATCCTCTCACCTCTGCAGTTCTGCACGCATAATTTCTTTCAGAGAAATCCTTCACTGAAAGTGGTGTGTGGGTCACTGTGCACCATGATACAGCATAACACAACTAGAGCACAAGCATAAGatttttttacttacttttaTAGAGGAGTTGTAGGTACACTTGCAGGTACACTTGCAGCTGTCTCAGAGCTATTTAATAAACAAACTAATAGGCACGAGTTTGATATGATCTAAACATTACTGTTTGGAAAACAGAACCTGAAGTAATGCATTGTTAGCTATATGTTATATGTGAACAGGATAAGGTCTTAAAACATGGTATCAAACTTGAGAAATTACGTAAGAGGCAACCACTGATGACATATTCCATTAATGTCCAAGGCAGACAACACGACATGACTGTCAGCATGAAAAGATAAAGGATTATTCCTAAATCAGAGTAAAATAGTAGGGAACCCACGGTCTAGCAAAGCCCTTCTTGATGAAAATAGAACTGTTACATGCTTctaagacaaaagaaaattttttttcagaggaccTTAAAATTACATTAGTTACAGTAAAACATAACTCCtcacccaaaaaaacaaaagagatcGTAAGGCATTAGCACAGAATTGCAAATGATTTATGTTGAAGGCAATTGACTGAGAGATGATAAAGAACATGCTCTACAGTTAAAAGTGTATATTTGAAAACCTCTTTGAGTGCTTTTAAAGATTCCATTTTCCATTACACTTTGTCTTTTATTACATCATTTTGGCAGGTCATCTGACAGCATAATTGATGTTTCCATTTCAGGGCCTGTGTGTTTTAGTAATTAGTTGAAGGGGACAGTCATGTTGTACAATAACAGTATTTGTGAGTCTAATTTGCAATCTGAGGTTAAGAGAAGGATTCCTAGTGAATTCAGTCTATTTTTGGATCTGGACTCTTAAAAAGGCTGGAAATACAAACTGCAAGTCACATGAGTCTATTGAACTGTTTTAtctggaatttttctttttaagagacTTTCACCTAATTCTTCTGTCTCCCTTACCCCCCACCTTTACAGAACTTACCTATGAAGAAGTGATTAGCTTTAAACCACCCGACTTGAAAATGGACAGCCTGGAGATAGAACAGTGAACACAGGCAGCTCTGTCTTGCCTTGCTGCACTATGAAGACTGTTAAAATATAACCATCCAATTTAACCTGTGGTCAGATGTAGATTTTACTATCCAAAGATGTTGGAGAAGATGTGGAAAAGAAGATGAATT of Pseudopipra pipra isolate bDixPip1 chromosome 5, bDixPip1.hap1, whole genome shotgun sequence contains these proteins:
- the MAPK11 gene encoding mitogen-activated protein kinase 11, producing MSERGGFYRQELNKTVWEVPQRYQNLTPVGSGAYGSVCSAYDTKTRQKVAVKKLSRPFQSLIHARRTYRELRLLKHMKHENVIGLLDVFTPATSIENFNEVYLVTNLMGADLNNIVKCQKLTDDHIQFLIYQLLRGLKYIHSAGIIHRDLKPSNLAVNEDCELRILDFGLARQTDDEMTGYVATRWYRAPEIMLNWMHYNQTVDIWSVGCIMAELLKGKALFPGNDYIDQLKRIMEVVGTPSSELLKKISSEHARKYIESLPHMPQQDLKAVFRGANPLAVDLLEKMLILDSDKRITASEALAHPYFVQYHDPDDEPEAELYDESIENKERTIDEWKELTYEEVISFKPPDLKMDSLEIEQ